In Desulfotignum phosphitoxidans DSM 13687, the sequence GAGAGGGGATTATTCTGTTTATTTTTCTGAGATCGTCGGAGAGCAAGGCCTGGTCTATGCACTGGATCTGTGGGAAGAAGGGACAAAGCTTCTGGAAAAAAGGATCGAAAAACAAAATATCACCAATATCATGACCCTGATATCCGATGCGGCCCGCCCGGTCCGCCCAAACATATCCGGTTGTCGGAAAAAGAGGTGGATGATCTGGTCCTGGGGCACGGATTTAAAAAAGGCAGTTCTGTTGATGCAGGGGATTACACCTATCTGTTGACCTACAGGTCCTTGTGTTAAAAATTTGCATTC encodes:
- a CDS encoding class I SAM-dependent methyltransferase — translated: MAEEKGKNPKGAGKSSFDLIDLKKISDVLPVKPGSVVLDLACGRGDYSVYFSEIVGEQGLVYALDLWEEGTKLLEKRIEKQNITNIMTLISDAARPVRPNISGCRKKRWMIWSWGTDLKKAVLLMQGITPIC